A window of Pseudoalteromonas sp. MEBiC 03607 genomic DNA:
CCTTACTAAAAACTGCCAACTTGTTATTTCTCACAATGGTATGGGTAATGTCGATGAACTTAATGCCCAACTGTTAGACACTCAAGGGTTATCGTTTCTAACAACTCGTTTAGCTGGCTTTAAAGCAACGCCCTATAGTGTAAACCACACAGGAAATGGCGAAAGTGTGCTTGGCGCATGTAATGCAGCAGCAACTGAAAAACTCAATGAACTTGAACATCTATTTAGCAGCCTGCCACACTTTTCAGTGAGTGATGATATTCACTCATTGCGCTGGCAAAAACTGTTAGTCAATATTGCCATTAACCCATTAACAGCAATCCATAACGTTAAAAATGGCCAACTCCGTGCACCGCAATTTAGCACTCGCATCATTAATTTACTGAGTGAAGCGTGTCTGGTAGCCAATAAACAAGGTGTTGATGTAAAGCTCTGCGAGGCACTGGATCAAGCCTACTCGGTGATGACTGCAACTGCAGAAAACTTTTCTTCTATGCAGCAAGATATCAGCCATAACCGACAATCAGAAATAGATGCAATTTGTGGTTATGTGTGTGAACAAGGCGCGAAGCTAGGTGTAAAAACACCATATAACCAAGCCATGCTGAGTATGATAAAAATAAAAAGCTAGCTACTAGAGGAAAGAGTAAAGTTACTAGCTTCTGACAATTATTTCAGGCATTAAAAAAGCGCGAACATGTCGCGCTTTTATCACCATCCCTTACGGGCGATACACTTTTACGTTGCTGAAGCCTTCTTCGTGTAAGATCAGCGCTTGAAGCTGACTCATCACACCTTTAGCACAGTATAAGTAATATTCTTTATCTTTTGGTAAGTCACCAAATTTAGTCGCTAAGCGGAAGAAAGGTAAATGCACAACTTCAATACCTTCAAGCTCAAGTGGATTTGCGTCTTCTTCTTCAGGTGAGCGAATATCAACAACAACCGCTCCCTTTGGTAAATCAGATACAGACTCGGCTTCTTTTACTTCTTGCTTAGCTTCGGTGTCGATATCACGGATATCCATCACACGGGCATTTTCAACAACCGTATTTAACACGTCAAAATCAAATTTAGCTTCTTCGGCAAGAATCGTTTTAATTTTGGCTTTAACCGTTGGCTTTTTAGAAATCACACCACAGTATTCAGGCATGCTTTCTGCCATTTCTGCGGTACCAATTTTACGAGCAATATTAATAATATCTTGCTTGTCGTGTTGGATTAACGGGCGAATGATTAAAGTTTCAGTTACACGGTCAATCACACTTAGATTAGCCAGTGTTTGGCTTGATACTTGGCCAATACTTTCACCTGTTACTAATGCTTGCACACCTAACTTTTCTGCAACTTGGCTACCTGCACGCATCATCATACGCTTAAGCACCACACCCATTTGACTGTTTTCTACATTTTCTAAGATTTCAGCTACAACAGGTTCAAAATCTACAGTGACAAACTTTACCTTATGGGTAGAGCTAAACTGTTTCCAGATATAATAACTGGCTTGTTTAACACCGATTTCGTGAGCTGCCCCACCTAGGTTAAAGAATAAGAAGTGAGTTCGCGCGCCTTTGCGGATCATCTGGTAGCTTGCTACACCTGAGTCAAAGCCACCCGACATAAGTGACAGTACATCTTCTTGTGTTGGTAACGGGAAGCCTGCCATACCTAAGTGAGTTTCAGTAACGATATACGCTTTATCATCTCGCACTTCTAAACGAATGGTTACTTCAGGGTGGGATAATTTTACGCTTGCACCTGCAACATGTTGGTTTAAGCCGCCACCAACATAACGCTCTACATCGCTAGAAGTAAAATCGTGTTTACCCGAACGCTTACAGCGCACACAGAATGTTTTACCTTCGATAGTGTGGCCAATTAGCTCAAGGGCTTTTTGATAAATATCGTCTAACGAATCAAAGTCTGTTTCTGTAACTTCGATAAATTGCACAATACCCGGAATGCGTTTTAAGCCATCGATGATATCTAGGCGAACTTGCTCAGAATCTAAAAGGCT
This region includes:
- a CDS encoding 2-dehydropantoate 2-reductase → MANLLVVGDGAIGLLFSHFLSAQHDITLLTRKPTLTTRFYQASNGKSHPIKARLINYAELNQSPPFDLVLITVKAFQVQAAFKQIKPYLTKNCQLVISHNGMGNVDELNAQLLDTQGLSFLTTRLAGFKATPYSVNHTGNGESVLGACNAAATEKLNELEHLFSSLPHFSVSDDIHSLRWQKLLVNIAINPLTAIHNVKNGQLRAPQFSTRIINLLSEACLVANKQGVDVKLCEALDQAYSVMTATAENFSSMQQDISHNRQSEIDAICGYVCEQGAKLGVKTPYNQAMLSMIKIKS
- the thiI gene encoding tRNA uracil 4-sulfurtransferase ThiI yields the protein MLKFIVKLHPEIAIKSKSVRKRFTKLLENNIKIVLRRVDEKVQVRNNWDNISVVSLLDSEQVRLDIIDGLKRIPGIVQFIEVTETDFDSLDDIYQKALELIGHTIEGKTFCVRCKRSGKHDFTSSDVERYVGGGLNQHVAGASVKLSHPEVTIRLEVRDDKAYIVTETHLGMAGFPLPTQEDVLSLMSGGFDSGVASYQMIRKGARTHFLFFNLGGAAHEIGVKQASYYIWKQFSSTHKVKFVTVDFEPVVAEILENVENSQMGVVLKRMMMRAGSQVAEKLGVQALVTGESIGQVSSQTLANLSVIDRVTETLIIRPLIQHDKQDIINIARKIGTAEMAESMPEYCGVISKKPTVKAKIKTILAEEAKFDFDVLNTVVENARVMDIRDIDTEAKQEVKEAESVSDLPKGAVVVDIRSPEEEDANPLELEGIEVVHLPFFRLATKFGDLPKDKEYYLYCAKGVMSQLQALILHEEGFSNVKVYRP